One region of Mycolicibacterium lutetiense genomic DNA includes:
- a CDS encoding restriction endonuclease subunit S: MPNPTQRDDVIMTSEAPLGRVALVRTDEPMLIGQRVFGLRGRKGVLDCRFLYYALQSAPVQADLASRATGSTVLGIRQPELLKVKIPAPDFAQQQAIADVLGALDDKIATNEQALDSIDRLLAAKYESALKAGCREAALGEVAAFRNRQRIPLSSREREERRGTVPYYGAAGRLDFVDEPIFDESLVLVGEDGSVITNNGAPVLQYIWGPSWVNNHAHVLIGNGIATETLRCALKRSNVAHLVTGAVQPKISMGNLRNLTLQLPAQSAEFDEISTDFAAVTRAVTDESAVLARVRDELLPLLMSGKASVKDAEAAASEVL; encoded by the coding sequence ATGCCGAATCCCACTCAGCGCGATGACGTGATCATGACGAGCGAAGCTCCTCTTGGCCGCGTGGCGCTAGTACGAACCGATGAGCCAATGCTCATCGGTCAACGTGTGTTCGGATTGCGCGGACGGAAGGGCGTATTGGATTGCAGGTTTCTTTATTACGCACTGCAATCTGCACCTGTCCAGGCGGACCTAGCATCTCGGGCTACGGGATCGACGGTTCTCGGCATTCGGCAGCCTGAACTTCTGAAGGTGAAGATACCTGCGCCCGATTTCGCGCAGCAACAGGCGATCGCGGACGTGCTCGGCGCGCTCGACGACAAGATTGCCACCAACGAACAGGCGCTCGATAGCATCGATCGCTTGCTGGCCGCTAAGTACGAGTCCGCATTGAAGGCAGGATGCAGAGAAGCGGCACTCGGCGAGGTCGCTGCGTTTCGAAACCGGCAGCGGATTCCACTCTCGTCTCGAGAACGCGAGGAGCGCCGAGGGACTGTGCCGTACTACGGCGCAGCGGGGAGGTTGGACTTTGTGGATGAACCCATATTCGACGAATCACTGGTTCTCGTGGGTGAAGATGGCTCTGTCATCACCAACAATGGGGCTCCGGTCCTGCAGTACATCTGGGGACCATCTTGGGTGAACAATCATGCGCATGTGCTGATTGGCAATGGGATCGCGACGGAGACTCTTCGCTGTGCACTGAAGCGGTCGAATGTGGCGCATCTCGTCACCGGCGCCGTCCAACCCAAGATCAGCATGGGAAACCTGAGGAATTTAACCCTTCAGCTACCCGCCCAGTCGGCGGAGTTCGATGAAATATCGACGGACTTCGCCGCGGTTACCAGAGCGGTCACCGACGAGTCAGCCGTGCTCGCTCGCGTCCGCGACGAACTCCTCCCACTTCTCATGTCGGGCAAGGCCAGCGTGAAGGACGCTGAGGCAGCCGCTTCGGAGGTGCTGTAA
- a CDS encoding class I SAM-dependent DNA methyltransferase, producing MPPRKKQEPQAPSTMKELKDTLWKAADKLRGSLSASQYKDVILGLVFLKYVSDAFDERRETIRAELAADGMDESQIEDLIDDSEEYHGYNVFVVPPNAQWDFLAENAKGKPATDGEVAKNIGQLIDEAMDAVMKANPTLVGTLPRLYNRDNIDQRRLGELIDLFNSARFSRQGEHRARDLMGEVYEYFLGNFARAEGKRGGEFFTPPSVVKVIVEVLEPTKGRVYDPCCGSGGMFVQTEKFIAEHDGDAKDVAIYGQESIEETWRMAKMNLAIHGIDNKGLGARWGDTFARDQHADVQMDYVMANPPFNIKDWTRNEEDPRWRFGVPPANNANYAWIQHILSKLAAGGKAGVVMANGSMSSSSSGEGDIRAQIVEADLVSCMITLPTQLFRSTGIPVCVWFFAKDKSAGKQGSEDRSGQMLFIDARELGYMVDRAERALSNEDIVRIGDTYHAWRGSASAKAKKLTYEDVPGFCKSATLSELKAADYALTPGRYVGAADIEDDGEPIDEKIARLTKELRDAFDESARLETVVREQLERLA from the coding sequence ATGCCGCCCCGCAAAAAACAAGAGCCGCAGGCGCCTTCGACCATGAAGGAGCTCAAGGACACACTCTGGAAGGCCGCCGACAAACTGCGTGGCTCACTCTCGGCCAGCCAGTACAAGGACGTGATCCTGGGCCTGGTGTTCCTCAAGTACGTGTCCGATGCGTTCGACGAGCGGCGTGAGACGATCCGCGCTGAGTTGGCCGCCGACGGGATGGACGAGTCGCAGATCGAGGATCTGATCGACGATTCCGAGGAATACCACGGCTACAACGTGTTCGTGGTCCCGCCCAACGCGCAATGGGACTTCCTGGCCGAGAACGCCAAAGGCAAACCGGCCACCGACGGCGAGGTGGCCAAGAACATCGGCCAGCTCATCGACGAGGCGATGGACGCGGTGATGAAGGCCAATCCCACCCTCGTCGGCACCCTGCCGCGGCTGTACAACCGCGACAACATCGACCAGCGGCGCCTCGGTGAGCTCATCGACCTGTTCAACAGTGCTCGGTTCAGCCGTCAGGGTGAGCACCGGGCGCGGGACCTGATGGGGGAGGTCTACGAGTACTTCCTCGGGAATTTTGCTCGGGCAGAGGGGAAACGGGGTGGCGAGTTCTTCACCCCACCCAGCGTGGTCAAGGTGATCGTGGAGGTGCTGGAGCCCACTAAGGGGCGGGTATATGACCCGTGCTGTGGGTCGGGCGGCATGTTCGTGCAGACCGAGAAGTTCATCGCCGAACATGACGGTGACGCGAAAGATGTTGCCATATACGGTCAGGAGAGCATCGAGGAAACCTGGCGGATGGCGAAGATGAACCTGGCTATCCACGGCATCGACAACAAGGGCCTCGGTGCCCGGTGGGGTGACACCTTCGCCCGGGACCAGCACGCCGATGTCCAGATGGACTATGTGATGGCCAATCCGCCCTTCAACATCAAGGATTGGACCCGCAACGAGGAAGATCCGCGGTGGCGCTTCGGTGTGCCGCCGGCCAACAACGCCAACTACGCCTGGATTCAGCACATCCTGTCCAAGCTGGCCGCAGGCGGGAAAGCCGGCGTGGTGATGGCCAACGGGTCGATGTCGTCGAGCTCCAGCGGGGAAGGCGATATTCGGGCCCAGATCGTCGAGGCCGATCTGGTGTCGTGCATGATCACCCTTCCGACCCAGTTGTTCCGCAGCACTGGGATTCCGGTATGTGTTTGGTTTTTCGCCAAGGACAAGTCTGCAGGCAAGCAAGGATCTGAGGATCGGTCCGGGCAGATGCTGTTCATAGATGCTCGGGAACTGGGCTACATGGTGGACCGGGCCGAGCGTGCACTGTCTAACGAGGACATCGTGCGGATTGGTGATACCTACCATGCATGGCGCGGGTCTGCTTCGGCCAAGGCGAAAAAGCTGACTTACGAAGATGTTCCTGGATTCTGCAAGTCTGCGACATTATCGGAGCTCAAAGCTGCTGACTATGCTTTGACGCCGGGGCGGTATGTGGGAGCGGCCGACATCGAGGACGACGGTGAGCCCATCGACGAGAAGATTGCGCGGCTGACAAAGGAACTGCGGGACGCGTTCGACGAGTCGGCACGGCTGGAGACAGTTGTGCGGGAGCAGTTGGAGCGGTTGGCATGA
- a CDS encoding PDDEXK nuclease domain-containing protein yields the protein MTNQQKSSSPSTGSRLATTAAAVPAWYPELLDAVAGHVQIGRQRAVAAANKELLTTYWAVGSEILARQEAQGWGARVIDRLSADLRERFPDAKGFSARNLKYMRAFAAAWPDAAIVQARLAQLPWYHHIALLEKLNTSDLRLWYAQAAVDDGWSRSILVHHIETGFHRRAGRAITNFARTLPPADSDLAQQATRDPYLFDFVGIADIRREYDLERVLTDHVEKFLLELGQGFAFVGRQVHLEIGDADFYADLLFYHLRLRCFVVIELKAGDFDPSYLGQLGMYMAAVDDLLRHAEDKPTIGLMLCKSKNNVVAEYALRGYAAPIGVAEWKTAITANLPEELQAGLPTVEELEAELEGDMTKGDSP from the coding sequence ATGACCAATCAGCAGAAGTCCAGTTCTCCGAGCACAGGATCGCGTCTGGCAACCACCGCAGCCGCCGTGCCCGCTTGGTATCCCGAATTGCTGGACGCCGTCGCCGGCCATGTCCAGATTGGGCGTCAGCGGGCCGTTGCGGCTGCCAACAAGGAACTCCTGACCACGTATTGGGCTGTAGGTAGCGAGATCCTCGCCCGCCAGGAGGCTCAGGGCTGGGGTGCCCGGGTAATCGATCGCCTGTCAGCTGACCTGCGTGAACGTTTCCCCGATGCGAAGGGATTCTCGGCGCGGAACCTCAAGTACATGCGTGCCTTTGCGGCCGCGTGGCCGGACGCTGCAATTGTGCAAGCGAGACTTGCACAATTGCCGTGGTACCACCACATCGCCCTGCTGGAAAAGTTGAACACCTCTGACCTGCGACTTTGGTATGCGCAAGCTGCAGTGGACGACGGTTGGAGCCGGAGCATCCTCGTCCACCACATCGAGACGGGGTTCCATCGGCGCGCAGGGCGGGCGATCACCAACTTCGCTCGAACGTTGCCCCCGGCCGATTCTGATCTCGCCCAACAGGCCACCCGAGATCCGTACCTGTTCGATTTCGTCGGCATTGCCGACATCCGCCGTGAATACGACCTGGAACGTGTGCTGACCGACCACGTCGAGAAGTTCCTTCTCGAACTCGGGCAGGGCTTCGCGTTCGTCGGCCGCCAAGTGCACCTCGAAATCGGTGATGCTGACTTTTACGCCGACCTGCTGTTCTATCACTTGAGGCTGCGATGCTTCGTGGTGATCGAGCTCAAAGCGGGAGACTTTGATCCCAGCTACTTGGGGCAGCTCGGAATGTATATGGCCGCTGTCGACGATCTACTGCGCCATGCTGAGGACAAGCCGACCATTGGTCTGATGCTGTGCAAGAGCAAGAACAACGTCGTGGCTGAGTACGCATTGCGTGGCTACGCAGCGCCGATTGGTGTCGCGGAGTGGAAGACCGCGATCACCGCCAACCTGCCGGAAGAACTACAGGCCGGCCTGCCCACAGTCGAAGAACTCGAAGCCGAACTCGAAGGCGACATGACCAAAGGAGATTCGCCGTGA
- a CDS encoding 5'-nucleotidase — protein MAYGLEDRLVVGVASSALFDLAKSDAYFKKHGEAKYRVYQDKRLDKTLQPGVAFPFIQRLLALNDLRPGDPLVEVIILSHNDPMTGLRVMRSVKAHGLAVSRAVFTQGQSPYAYIRAFRMSLFLSANRQDVDAAIALGLPAGHVLPSSAKYDPADASLRVAFDFDGVVASDESEQIYKSADGLEDYLEHESSKRDVPLAPGLLKPLLEDLNRIQTIEDERRLQDRSYQPRLRVSLVTARNAPAHERAVNSLRAWGVNVNDAFFLGGIEKSTVLQVLRPHIFFDDQQGHLDTAAEHIAGVHIPYGVANEPRVRAGSAVDVGFPPGPKDKAELTVVGAPEGVTDEPAKSEIA, from the coding sequence ATGGCGTACGGGTTGGAAGACCGATTAGTCGTCGGGGTGGCGTCAAGCGCGCTCTTTGATCTCGCGAAGTCCGACGCCTACTTCAAGAAACACGGCGAGGCGAAATACCGCGTGTACCAAGATAAGCGGCTCGACAAGACGTTGCAGCCCGGTGTTGCGTTCCCATTCATTCAGCGATTGTTGGCACTCAATGATCTTCGGCCTGGCGATCCCCTCGTCGAGGTCATCATCCTGTCGCACAACGACCCGATGACGGGGCTCAGAGTGATGCGTTCGGTCAAGGCTCATGGACTGGCGGTGAGCCGCGCGGTCTTCACTCAGGGGCAGTCCCCGTACGCCTATATTCGGGCGTTCAGAATGTCGTTGTTCTTGTCGGCGAACCGGCAGGATGTGGATGCGGCGATTGCCTTGGGGTTGCCCGCCGGACATGTCCTTCCGTCCTCCGCAAAGTACGATCCCGCCGACGCGTCGCTCCGCGTCGCGTTCGACTTCGACGGCGTTGTGGCAAGCGATGAATCCGAGCAGATTTACAAGTCTGCCGACGGTCTTGAGGACTACCTGGAACATGAGTCCAGCAAGCGGGACGTTCCACTTGCGCCTGGACTCCTGAAGCCACTTCTGGAGGACCTCAACAGAATCCAGACGATTGAAGATGAACGGCGGTTGCAGGACCGGTCATACCAACCGAGATTGCGGGTTTCGTTGGTCACCGCACGAAACGCGCCTGCTCACGAACGTGCGGTGAATTCGCTCCGGGCCTGGGGCGTCAACGTGAATGACGCATTTTTCCTTGGTGGGATCGAGAAGTCGACGGTACTTCAAGTCCTTCGCCCTCACATCTTTTTCGACGACCAGCAGGGTCATCTCGATACGGCTGCCGAACACATCGCCGGTGTGCACATTCCTTACGGGGTCGCAAACGAACCGCGGGTACGGGCGGGAAGCGCTGTCGATGTGGGATTTCCTCCTGGCCCTAAGGACAAGGCGGAGCTGACCGTCGTGGGTGCGCCCGAGGGGGTGACGGATGAACCGGCAAAGTCGGAGATTGCCTAA